In the genome of Chaetodon auriga isolate fChaAug3 chromosome 15, fChaAug3.hap1, whole genome shotgun sequence, one region contains:
- the LOC143332890 gene encoding uncharacterized protein LOC143332890 has product MSDIPEEEWKSCLTSILEELDTPQYNKMLEYLPKIPKRQKSEKFREKMPQKIIEHYGVEGSISAISDAMDKIPRKDPRIQDPLRPFVDKLRNKHENNSKGKKRKRDQLEEEGRPAADQKKSCHTDKERNTPLWKKSICDLKSSSEVLDTDVIAGKVVQKSGLRTYQTKEQEKKFFFYLAVVDETASIKVMVYGKMRYSQIKEGKFYLFRKLIRDDNGVKVTAQSKVSDTNSVEIPEKLEMEARTLIHSERPVCSISEAKSSDDKTEVSVEGTVTEIDPIEQVKVQSKERKKRQSFKLKDDTDSITICMWGEETKQCKGLSVGDVIKVTNMKINKYYETVSLNSTGFTQIHKVQSTGIQNVSFEIVGIIKATKKETHLEACFNQHVHTFVVASPLLAKAFGFKLEGDYKELFLGELPFSADAVIKGNKIEKIQAA; this is encoded by the exons ATGTCAGATATTCCAGAGGAGGAGTGGAAATCATGTCTGACTTCTATCCTGGAGGAACTCGACACACCACAGTACAATAAGATGCTGGAATATTTGCCAAAAATCCCAAAACgtcagaaaagtgaaaaattcAGAGAAAAGATGCCCCAAAAAATCATTGAGCACTATGGTGTAGAGGGGTCTATTTCTGCAATCAGCGATGCCATGGATAAGATACCAAGGAAGGACCCCAGAATCCAGGACCCACTGCGCCCCTTTGTGGACAAACTGaggaacaaacatgaaaacaatagCAAGG ggaagaagaggaaacgTGATcaactggaggaggaaggaaggccTGCAGCAG ATCAAAAGAAGAGCTGTCACACTGACAAG gagAGAAACACACCTCTGTGG AAGAAATCCATCTGTGATCTCAAATCCAGCAGTGAAGTTCTAGACACGGATGTCATTGCTGGGAAAGTTGTTCAGAAATCCGGTTTGCGCACGTATCAAACCAAAGAGCAAGagaaaaagtttttcttttatctGGCGGTCGTTGATGAGACAGCCAGCATTAAAGTGATGGTATACGGTAAAATGCGCTATTCACAAATCAAGGAGGGCAAATTCTATCTGTTCAGAAAGCTAATAAGAGATGACAACGGAGTTAAGGTGACCGCTCAGAGCAAAGTGTCCGATACAAACTCTGTTGAAATCCCAGAGAAGCTTGAGATGGAGGCTCGGACACTCATTCATTCTGAGAGACCAGTTTGCTCCATTTCAGAGGCCAAATCATCTGATGACAAGACAGAAGTGAGTGTTGAAGGAACCGTTACAGAG ATTGATCCTATTGAACAAGTTAAAGTGCagagcaaagagaggaaaaagaggcaaaGTTTTAAACTAAAAGACGACACCGATTCCATCACGATCTGCATGTGGGGTGAAGAAACCAAGCAATGCAAAGGATTATCAGTTGGAGATGTCATTAAGGTCACCAACATGAAGATCAACAAGTACTATGAAACCGTATCACTCAACTCAACTGGATTCACCCAAATTCACAAG GTTCAGAGTACTGGCATCCAGAATGTGAGCTTTGAGATTGTAGGAATCATAAAAGCCACGAAGAAGGAGACTCACCTGGAGGCATGCTTCAACCAGCATGTGCACACGTTCGTGGTGGCTTCTCCACTCCTGGCAAAAGCATTTGGCTTCAAACTGGAGGGCGATTATAAAGAGCTGTTCCTTGGTGAGCTGCCGTTCTCAGCAGATGCAGTCATAAAGGggaataaaattgaaaaaattCAAGCTGCTTAA
- the rnasekb gene encoding ribonuclease kappa-B, with product MPSLLFCGPKMAACGIVISIWGVIMLAMLGIFFSAKSAVLIEDVPFTEEDIRNDKNPPQNIYALYNQVGINCFIAAGIYVAVGAVSLCQVRLNKRQEYMVT from the exons ATGCCGTCGCTTCTCTTCTGCGGGCCGAAGATGGCCGCGTGCGGAATAGTGATCAGTATCTGGGGAGTCATCATGCTG GCCATGTTGGGAATCTTCTTCAGCGCGAAGTCGGCCGTGCTGATCGAAGACGTGCCGTTCACTGAGGAGGACATTCGCAACGA TAAAAATCCACCTCAGAACATCTACGCTCTGTACAACCAGGTCGGGATCAACTGCTTCATCGCCGCCGGCATCTATGTGGCGGTGGGTGCTGTGTCGCTCTGCCAGGTCCGACTCAACAAACGGCAGGAGTACATGGTCACATAA